The following nucleotide sequence is from Halogeometricum borinquense DSM 11551.
CGGGAACGAGTGTCCGGCAGACACCCTCTAATACCGTCGAAACGCGGACGACGAGAGCGAGGTCCTGCGGGAGTCTGAGTGGGAAATCGTACAGCGTTTCCTCAAACTGCGACACCAACTGTTGGATGCGGTATTGGTCTACGTCCTGCCCCCGAAGCGTCTCGATAGCGACGGTGAACGTCTCACGCATCAGTTCTCTGTTGGCCGTCGGGTCCAACGCCTCCATAGCGATGAACGCGTCTATCACCCGGTCGATGTCGTCGCGGGCGACACCGACGTAGAAATCGTACATGTGGTCACGCGTTGCGGGACCGATGCGACCGGTCATTCCGAAGTCGTAGAAAATGAGCGTGCCGTCGGACTGGACAGCCAAGTTTCCCGGGTGAGGGTCGGCGTGGAACGCGCCGTCTTCGAGTATCATCTGGATATACGCGCGTTCGAGGCGGCGAGCGAGTTCTTCACGGTCGATTCCAAGCCGTTCGATCTCCCGCACACGGTCGATTTTGACCCCTTCGACGTACTCCATCGTGAGAACGTTCTTCGTCGAGTACGCCTCGCGTGGCACGGGAACGCGAATTTTCGGGTTGTCCGAGAAGTTCGAGCGAATCTCACGAAGCATCGCCGCCTCGTGGGCGTAATCCATCTCCTCGTGAATCGTGTCGGCGAACTCGTCGGCGAGATTCTCGAACGTGAACCGCTGGCCGGGATGGGCGAACCAGAGGAGAACAGGCATCAACGTCTCCACGACGCGCAGGTCCGCCGCTACGACGCGGCGGATGTCCGGTCTGAGTATCTTGACGGCGACCTCCTCGCCGTCGACAACCGCGGTGTACACCTGACCGAGACTCGCACCGCTGATTGGTTCGCGGTCGAAGTGGTCGAACACCTCCTCGACGGGACCCAGTTCCTCCTCGATGCGCGGGTGGACCGTCTCCCAGTCGTCCGGCGGCACCTTGTCTTGCAGTGAGGAGAGTACTTCGACGTACTCGCCCGGGAGCGCGTCAGGGTGCGTCGAGAGAATCTGCCCGAGTTTGATGAACGTCGGACCGAGTGAGATGAGACTGTCGCGGAGATACGTCGCTCGTTGCCGTCGCGTCGCGGAGTCGGGTCGGCGGCGACGCCCGAACAGGAGGAATCGCCGCCTGTCTCGCGCGATGCCGACAAACAGCGGGAGGAACGTGCGGATGACGACGAGAAGTCGCCACAGCGACCGAAGCGTAACACGCAGACCGGACGGCCGCTCCGCGTCTGGCTCGGGGACGTCAGCGGGAGCGGAACCATCGGTAGACCCGGTAGCGTCAGCGTGTTCGGCCGCCTCGGCGGACCTCTCGGAATCGGGTGCCGACATCTAGGGTGGGTTTCATTCGGGGGCGCGAAGGTAAAAAGGACCCCGCCACGGCGTGCGTCGAAACCCTCCGAGAAAGTGGAGACTAATGCTTTCCCCGGACCGAACAGAGTGTACATCTGAGTACACTGCTGAGCTACACACCAACAGTTACTGCAATTGACGATAATATGGTGAACAGTGTGTTGACAAATAACGGATCTCGAATACGGATCGTAGAACTGTGTCTCTCAGTCGCTTGTTTAGTGGTCTTCTCTTCGGTTTTCTTCGTTCCGCCAGCCGTGCAGACGGCACTCTCCGATACGCTACTTGGCAGTGTATTTGGTGTGCTGATTTGGGCTTCTCCAGCGTTACTCGGTGGAGTCACCCTCTATAGAGCTGTCTCTCACGGCCGCAGTTTGGGTTCCTATGTAACCGGCATCCTCAGCGTCATGATACTTCTACTCGTGATTCTAAACGTTCGAGCAGTGATTACCACAGACGGTCTCTTCTCCTACGGTGGCAGAGGGATGTTCTTCGGTCCGCTGATCGCCCTCTGTATCGGTTCGGTCCTCGGATTGGTCGTGCTGATCGAAGAGTTGCTTACGAACGACACCGACCAACAGCGGAAAAGAACTGCGTGACTACTGGGTAACGGTCATCCAGCCGCTCACCCCACGAGAAACCCTATATTTTTTGCGTCGTCCCATGTCGAAGATGGCATGAGATTTACATTACTCGGGACTGGTGACGTACTTGGTGTCCCACCGCCGTTTCAGACACTGGCAGATGCTAATGCGGCAGCGCGTCGCCGTCGATGTGGCGCGCTCATTGAGACCGAGACGACAACACTCCTGCTCGATGTTCCACCGGAGTTCCGTGACGGGATTCGACAGGCTGACGTCGGTAGCGTAGACGCGGCGTTCGTGACCCACTGGCATCACGATCACGTCGGCGGCATCGATGACTTAGCTCTTACCGCCCGGTTCCTCGATATTCCACTCTATTTGACGGCGACTGCGCAGGACCGGTTTGCCCAGGAGAAACCGTACCTAACCGATTCGGTCGCCATCCGCAACCTCATGCACGGGGAACCGGTCACAGTGGGTGATATCGAAATCACTCCCATTCCGGTCGCTCATGATCGCCCGGAGTGTGATACGCTCGCGTTCCGACTTGAAACGGGCACGGAAACAATGGTATACGCGCCGGACTTCGAGAACTGGTGTCCCGATATGCCGGGCGGTAAGATGTATACCAACGCTGATCTCGCGGTTCTCGAAGCCACGCCAGCCATCGCCCCAGAGCTGTTGTCGTCAGACGTACCAACCCCGGACCCAGTGACAAAAGCGGCGGCATCACGAACGGTTCTGACCCATCTCAACGAATACATGCTGGGGAAGAGTACGGCGACGTTGGAAGCAATGGCGGCTGAGGAGGGGTACGAGTTGGGCGAGGATTTTGCCAGTTACACGGCCTAAGAAAGACTGCTGTGTGAACCACTACTGAACGGCCGCTTCTGGAAGGTGAACGGAAACCGCTCCCGGGGGATCAGACGCCTTCGACCAGTCGCTCCAGATGCTCCGGCGGCACCGCACCGCGCGCCCCGTATCCGTCGTAGGCGAACGTCGGCACGCCCGTCACGCCCTGTTGGTGAGCCTCGGTGAATTGCGCACGAACCTCCTCGCGGAGGGCATCGTCGTCCAGCGCCGAGCGTATCTCGTCGCCCACAACGCCGGCGTCTTCGGCAAGTTTGACGAGCAGTTCTTCGTCACCGATATCCGCGCCGTCCTGCCAGAGCGCGTCGAAGATGGCAACGTCGAAGTCGAGCCACGTCTCGTAGTCGTAGTGCTGTTTGACGTAGTAGGACGCCATCTGCGCGGGAAGCGAGTCGATGTCGGTATCGACGTCGAGGTCCATCTCCACGCCGTACTTCTCCTGTAGGCGACGGACGTTCTCTTTGGCCTGTTCGTAGTACTCGTCGTCCTTACCGTCGTCCACCGAGTGGTCGATGGTGCCGTCGGGATTGCGCTTTTGACTCCGGAGGTCGAACGGATGCCAGTCGATTTCGAGTTCGTCTTCGCGGGTCGATTGATACCGTCGGAGCGATTCGCGCCCCAGATAGCAGAACGGACAGACGTAGTCGGAGTAGACTGTGATTTGCTCCGCGTATTCGGCGGACTCAGAGTCGCTCATAGATTCGGTAGGAGACGACGACGGTAAAAGAACGCGTCCGGGGAGCGACTCGCCGGTAGCTCTACCGACGTAGCGATCACCGGAACGGGAAGACAACCTCCGTATCAGATGCCGTACGTCACGCCCGTCAGATCTTCCGAGAGTTCCCACAAGCGGTGGGCATCGTCCTCGTCGTGCGACGCCTCGCTGGATGCTGCAGTCCCGGGGGAGCCGCGCATGCCGAACAGTCCCGTCGGACCGATGTACGACCCGCCGCGAACGTCATCAGCAGTGGCGGCGTACAGCATCGGTAGCGCGCCCATCTCGGCGCTCTGTGCGAACACACGGTTTGCGAGTCCCATCCCCAGCTTTCGGACGAACGACCCCGCCATCTCCGGGCCGCGACGTTGCAGATTTGTCGCGGCGTATCCGGGATGACAGCCGACGCTGAGGACGCCTCCCTCGCCGACGCGTTCGAGTCGCCGCTGGAGTTCGTAGGCGAACAGGAGATTCGCCAGTTTGCTCTGCGCGTACGCTGCCCACTTATCGTAGGAGTGTTCGGCCATCGGGTCCGAAAAGTCCATCTCGCCGTTCTGATGGATGCCACTAGACTGGGTGACGACGCGCGTTTCGGCCTCGGTTTCGCGGAGTCTATCGAGGAGGAGACCGGTGAGCGCGAAGTGGCCGAGATGGTTGACGCCGAACTGCATCTCGAAGCCCTGTTCGGTTTCGCGGCGCGGAATCGCCATCACGCCTGCGTTGTTGGCGAGGACGTGCAGTTCGTCGAACGTGTCGTGGAACCACTCGGAGAACCGACGGACTGAGTCGAGGTCCGCGAGGTCGAGTTTCGCCAACGTGAGGTCGGCATCGGCCACCGCGTCCTGCACCGCGTGGGCGGCCTCGCGGCCGCGTTCGGGACTCCGGACGGCCATCACGACGTGTGCGCCTTTCGCCGCCAACGCCTTCGTCGCCTCGTAGCCGAGGCCGCTGTTCGCGCCGGTCACTACCACCGTCTTCCCCGAGCAGTCTGGAACGTCGTCGGCAGTCCACTGCGATGACATGAGACAACTATACGACACGACGGCAGGTAAGTTCGTGGCTCGTGGGGGCCACGCGACTCGCCGCGAGTCTCGAAGACTACCGTTCGGCGACGCCGGTCTGCATCCCTTCGGTGTTGTACGCGCTGCCGACGCCTTCGTCGTCCGCGACGATGACGCCCGCCCCCGACCCGGTGAGTTCGGCGAACTCCTCGATAGCTAACTCGGCGGCCGACTGCGCGTCCTCGCCGCGTTCGAGGTGCCGAACCGCACGCCGGGTGAGCGTCGTCTTGGCGATATCCTCGCCCGCACCCGTCGCAGAGGCGGCCCCCGCGGGAGCCGCGTAGAACCCGGAGCCGACTTGCGGCACGTCGCCGACGCGTCCGGCGAGTGCGAACCATCGCCCGCCGGTGGAGGTGGCGGCAGCGAAGTCCCGCCCGTCGAAGGCGACGGCACCGACGGTGTCGTGATCCGAGAGGTCCGCATCGTTCGAGGCGGTGGCACTCGACTGACCGAATTTGTCGTCTAACCACGCCAAGTGATCCTGAGACGTTCCTTCTGGCGGGGTCGCGTCGTTCCAGCGTTCGCGCGTCTCGGGCGTGAACAGGTTCACGTCCGTCTCGATACCGAAATCGGCCGCGACATCCACGGCAGGGTCGCCCGCGACGAAGATATGCGGCGTCTCTTCCATGACGACGCGGGCAACGGAGACAGCGTGTTCGACACCGTCCATGCCCGCCACCGCGCCCGTCTCGCGGTCGCTCGTCATCACGCCGGCGTCCGTTCGGACCCGGCCATCGGATTGGACTGCACCGCCGACGCCAGCGTTGAACGCGGGGTCCGACTCCATGACCCGGATAGCTGCCTCGACGGCGTCGATTGGCGTTTCACGGGCGGCACCCGTTTCAGCCGCTTCGTCAACTGTCTGTTGTCTCGGATCCGGTTCGTCTGGGACGCCACCTGCGCCCCCGTGAACGATAACTCGCATGGCACCGGCGACGATAGGGGAGGTCAAAACAGCAACGACTCCGGTTCTCGGCGTGGCGGTCGAGTCACGATTGCCGTACAACAGGGATGAAGCGGCGACGCTCGCCGGAAGCGAGAGAACGGCAATACTTTACCGTCGGTCAGGAAACAGGGGATTGTTCATGAGCTACGACCAGATCGAAGTTCCCGAGAACGGGGAGAAGATCACGCTCGCCGACGAGGAGACGGGTGAGCTGTCGGTTCCCGACAACCCGATTATTCCGATTATTCACGGCGACGGTATCGGCACGGACGTCGGTCCGGCCGCACAGAAGGTACTTGACGCCGCCGCAGAGGCGACCGGTCGCTCCATCGAGTGGCTCCGCGTATACGCAGGCGAGTCCGCCCGCAAGAAGTACGACGAGAACCTGCCCGAGGACACGGTGCAGGCGATCAAAGACCACCGCGTTGCGATCAAAGGCCCGCTCACGACGCCTGTTGGTGCTGGTTTCCGCTCGCTCAACGTCGCGCTCCGCAAAAAGCTCGACCTCTACGCGAACGTCCGCCCGACGTACCACCTCGACGGCGTCCCGTCGCCCGTCAAGAACCCCTCGGCGATGGACATGGTCACGTTCCGTGAGAACACCGAGGACGTGTACGCCGGCATCGAGTGGGAAGCCGGTACCGACGAAGTCCAGCAGGTCAAGGAGTTCGTCGAAGAGGAGATGGGCCACGACGACGTCATCCACGACGGCCCCGTCGGCATCGGAATTAAGCCTATCACCGAGTTCGGAACGAAGCGTCTCGTCCGCGAGGCCATCGAGTACGCCATCGAGAACGACCGCGACTCCGTCACCCTCGTCCACAAGGGTAACATCATGAAGTTCACCGAGGGTGCCTTCCGTGACTGGGGCTACGAACTCGCCGCAGAGGAGTTCGGCGACGTCACCATCACCGAGGACGAACTCTGGGAAGAGTACGACGGCGAGAAGCCAGAGGACAAGATTGTCGTCAAGGACCGCATCGCGGACAACATGCTCCAGCAGCTTCTCACCCGCACCGCCGACTACGACGTCATCGCCACGATGAACCTGAACGGCGACTACATGTCTGACGCCGCAGGTGCTCAGATCGGTGGTCTCGGCATCGCACCCGGTGCGAACTTCGGTGAAGGTCTCTGTCTCGCAGAACCGGTCCACGGCTCTGCACCCAAATACGCCGGCGAAGACAAGGTCAACCCGACCGCGATGATTCTCTCCGGCCGTCTCATGTTCGAGTACATGGGCTGGAAAGACGCTGGCAAACTCATCCGCGACGCAGTCGAGAAAACCATCTCCGAGGGCGACGTGACGTACGACCTCGAACGGCAGATCGAAGGCGGCAACAAACTCGCCACGAGCGAGTTCGCCGAGAAGATCGTCGAGAACATCAACGAACTCGCGTAACCGAGTTTTCGACCGCCGAACTCCCCACATATTTTGTTCGTCGCTGACGGCCTCCCCGTATGTCTCCTAGCGACGGCCCCGCGGGAATGCTCCACCACGTCGAACTGTACGCGGCGGATCTCGATTCGGCAATCGAGTTCTACGAATGGTTTCTCGGTGAACTCGGCTACGAACGGTACCAGCGATGGGAGTCGGGCCAGTCGTGGAAGTTGGGACCGACGTATCTGGTCGTGGTCGAAGCGCCCGACGAGTACCGCGACAACGATTTCCACCGCCGGACGCCGGGGCTGAACCACCTCGCCTTCCACGCTGAATCGCGGGCACACGTAGACGAACTCACCAGACAGCTCCGCGAACGCGGTGTGACGATACTCTACGAGGATGCCCACCCGTACGCGGGCGGCGACGACCACTACGCCGTCTACTTCGAGGGTCCGGAACGACTGAAACTGGAAGTCGTTGCGCCATCGTAACTACTCGGCCCGGTCGGCTATCGCCCGCGGCGAACTGAAGGATCAACGCCCTCAACCGTCTCTTTGCCTCGATTAAGTCCATGGTACAATTTATATAGATGCTAGTTGGCATGATCTGGCGTGAGCGCACGACCGGTGCCAAGGTTCAAATCCGACGACGCGGAAGCGAGCGTATGTACGCGGTGGTCGGCTGTTCAGAGTGCGGCAGTATGTGGCTGCTCACGGACCCGAGGCAGTCGAAGACGGCAAACTGTCCGCGCTGTGGACGGACGCATCAAACGAAGAAGCTACGGAAATTCCTCGAAACTGAGGATCGAGAGGCGGCTAGGCAGGCGCGTGCGGCCCTCCTCGCCAAGAAACACGGCGACAGCGAGGCGTTCGCCAAAACGGCGCACATTTCGGAGATGGAATCGCTGGTCGAGGAATCCGGCATCGACGACGCGGAGTATCTCGAAGCATCCGGTCTCGACGCCGACGAGGTCGCGTCAGCGGGTGAACAGGCGATGCAGGGTCAAACGTCGTCTTCGAACCGGCTCGACGTGGTTCGGGAGGCCCTCCGCAAAGAGGACCGACCGACAGAAGAGGAGGTGGTCGCTTACGCCGAGGAACACGGCGTCCCCGGCGAGGCGGCACGCAACGTCCTCGAAAAACTGACTCGGCGCGGCGAGGTGTCCGAGTCGCGCGGGCGGTACCGGTTGCTCTGAGACGACGCTGAGAAGAGGCGAGTTGAGATGTACACTCGGGTCGCTTAAAGCAGACCGAGCAGTTTCAGCGCGGTCAAAAGCGAGACGAGGACGCCCAAGACGAGTTTCACGAGTCGGAGGAGCCGCGTCGCCGTCCGGATGTCCGAAGAGTCGTCATCCTCGCTCTCGGCATCGCGCGCGTTAGCCGTCGCGTCCGACGGGCCGGAACCAGCGGGAACCATCGCTGGTGCGTTCGTTCGGGGGGACATGACACGGAACGTCCGCGGCGGGGCGGGGAACCCGCCGCGAACGTGTTCGTAGTGACGGACGAAAGACGGGTAAAAGCGAGCCATGGGTGCGCGGTGAAAGTGACCGGTTCGGCGGAAGTGAAATCGTGTCGGTGATGTCACCGTCGGACAGACCAGAAACGAAACGCTTTGTCGGCTACTCAACCGACGAGGAGGTATGACTGACTCGTTGCCCGCGCCCGTCGGCGTTATGGTGCGCGCGCTCGTCGCGGCCTGTTTCGTCGGCGGCGGTGTCGTTGCTCTCCTCGACCAGCGGTTCGTCCTCGCCGGTCTCGCTTACCTCGTGGGCTATACGATCCTCGCCGCGGCGGCGATCATACAGGGACAACGCCGTCGCGGGGCCGGACTGTCGCTCTCCGGCCTCGGGTGGGTGTCACTCGCACTCGGCGTCGCCGCCGGATACGCGACGGAGACCGGTCTCGCGCTCGTCGTCGGAGGTGTCGTACTCCTCGTCGTCGGAACGGTGATCGTCGTCTGGCCGTTCGGCAGCGAGATGACCGGAACAGACGAGACAACGGGCTGAGGATCGAATCGAAGGCGCTGCCGTCTAATTCACTTTTCACCAGTCTCCTCGTCGCCAGCCACCTCGTCACTACGCGTCGTATCGATACCGAACAGTCGATTACCGCCACAGAACCCTGTGGCGGCGTTCTGGAGTAACCCGAGACCCGCGAGTCCGGTGATGGCCGCCGTCGTTCGCCGTCCCACGCGGAGGGCCGAGACGGCGACAGCGACTAACCAGACACCGAGGACGCCTCGCAGGATTCGGTCGGATTCACCAACGTTCTGTCGCATATGAAGATGACTGGACTCCATGGCGAAGTCGATTCAGCCGAATACGTACGAGGGGTTTATCTGTCCCGCACGGAGCGTCAAGCGCGGCCGCCGTCTCGCAGCGACGTTCCCCGACGACGTTTTGTGTTCGCGTGTTGGGGTGGTCCGTATGAAGCGAGTCCGAATCACGCTTTCCCCACCCAACGCGTATCTCCCTCCCGTCTACCGTCTTCTCACACAGCAGGCGACGTATCTCTCGGAGGTGTACATCGTCAACTGGAACGTTACGGAACCGCCCGTCGGTTTCTTGCTTCTTGTCCGCGGAGCGTACGAGCGACTCGGCGACGAACTCGAAACCGCCGAGAACGTGCGCGACTTCGAGTTGTTCCCGAACGGCGACGAGGAGGCGTACTGCTTTCTCGCCGCCGACGGTATCACCGCGGGGCGCGCGCTGTTCGAGAACTTCACGCGAGAGGATATCCTCACCGTACCGCCTATCGAGTGTCACGACGACGGGAGCAGTACGTTCACGCTGGTCGGGACTGACGCCGCGATACAGGCCGCAGTCGAGGGCGTCCCTGAGGGCGTGACGGTGACTATCGATGCAGTCGGGACAGGGCGAGTCGCTGCGGACGACCCCGGAAGGTCACTCTCGCCGCGGCAACGAGAAACGGTGCAGGCCGCACTCCGGGTCGGGTACTACGACGTGCCCCGCGAAGCGACGACGGCAGCTGTCGCAGACGAAGTCGGATGCGCGACTGCGACCGCGTCCGAACATCTCCGGCGGGCGGAGCGGCGCGTTCTTTCGTCGCTGTTCGGCGAGTAAGCGGTGTGCGGGGACACAGCGTACGAGGCACCGCAAGCGCGAACGCCGCGCTACCGTCCGAGTTCAGCGTGCGCGCTGGAGAGGTGCCGCGACGCCAGCGCGGAGAGCAAGGAGAGTTCGCCCGCCAAAGAGCCGACAGCGATAGCTTCCGCGAGAGCGTCGGCGTTCGATCCCGCGGGGTCGCCGCCGCCGCGGACGCCCAGTACGTCGAGTCCTTCGGCCTGCGTCGGGAGTTTCGTCCCGCCACCGACGGTACCGACTTCGAGGCTGGCGATGGAGATGGAGACGTAGAGGTCACCGTCCTGCACCTCGGCAGTGGTGATGGCGTTTGCGCCCTCCACGACTTGCGCCTCGTCCTGCCCGGTGGCGAGGAACATCGCGGCGACGACGTTTGCGACGTGGGCGTTGAAGCCGAGACTGGCCGCCTTTGCGGAGCCGACGAGGTTCTTTCGGGTGTTGAGTTCGGCCACCGCTTCGGGGGTCGTGTGCAGGCGGTCTTCGACCACTTCGCGTGGGATGGTCACGTCGGTGGTGACCGAGCGCCCGCGTCCCTCGACAGCGTTGATCGCCGCGGGTTTCTTGTCGGTGCAGAGGTTGCCCGAGAGGGCCACGAGGGAGGCGTCCGTCTCGTCCTCAACGAGTTCACAGGCTGCCCGTGTGGCGATGGTGACCATGTTCATCCCCATCGCGTCCTTCGTGTCGTAGCGGAAGCGCAGGTGGACAGAGTTGCCGACGACGTACGGCGTCACGTCCAGCAGTTCGCCGTGGTTGGTCGTCTCCTCTGCCGCCTCGCGGAGCGCGTCACGGTTGTCGCGGACCCACTCGACCAGCGCCTCGGCCTCCACCACGTCTGCGACGCGGAACACCGGCGCGCGGGTCATCCCCGATTTGAGGATGCGCACGTTCGCGCCACCAGCGTCGTTCAGAACGGAACAGCCGCGGTTGACGCTGGCCAGCAGTGCGCCCTCCGTCGTGGCAAGGGGGAGGTAGCGTTCGCCGTCGAGTCGGCCGCCACGGATGCGGACGGGTCCGGCGACGCCCATCGGCACCTGTACGGCTCCGACCATGTTTTCGATGTTCGGGTCGGCACGTTCGGCGGGGAAGCCGTAGTCGCCGACGACATCCAGCGAGGCGTCCGACTGTTCCTCAACGAGGAGACGACGGGCGGCCGTCGCCGTGTCTGCGTCCGTGTGGTCTTCGAGTTCGTGAAATCGCAATTCGCCCGCTCGGACGCGTTCGGCAAGGTCCTCGGCCGCTGAAGGAGTAGAATCGGTCATGCCCCCGAGTATTTTGCGCACTCCCTAACCGTTATCGGTCGCTCTTCGCGTTCCCATCGTAACCGCCACCCCAACGGTTTTGCTCGTCCCCGTCACGTCGTGAGACATGACCGACGCCGCGGACCTCGTCCTCCTCGACGGCGAGATTCACACGCTTACGGACCCGGACGAGACGTACGAGGCGATGGCCGTTCGAGACGGCCGAATCGTTCGCCTCGGCGAGAGTTACGACGTGCAGTTTCTCGTCGGCACCGACACGGAGACGATAGACCTCGCTGGCGACGTGGTCCTTCCCGGCTTTATCGACGCCCACACCCACCTCGACATGGTCGGCCGATCACTCGTCCACGCTGACCTCTCGGGGGCCTCCGGTCCGGACGACTGTGTGGACCGTCTCCGCGCCCGGGGCGACGAATTGGCGTCCATCTCCGACGCCGGAAACGGCAACGAGGACGACACCGACGAGTGGATTCTGGGCTACGGGTACGATGAAAGCACGTGGGACGACTCCCGGTACCTCACGCGCGAGGATTTAGATGCTGTCTCGACGGACCAACCGGTTGCCGCCTTCCGCGAGGACATGCACGTCGCCTCGCTGAACTCCGTCGCACTTGCCAAGCACCGCGACGCGATGCCGGACGCCGACGTACGCGCTGAAGGAGGGAATCCAACCGGCGTTATCGTCGAGGAGGCAGTTGACGTGGTGTACGAGGAGATACAACCTGACGAGGAGCAGACAGAGAAACTGCTCCGCGCTGCGCAGGCGGCAGCCAACGAACGGGGCGTCACCGGCGTCCACGACATGACGCGCACCTCCCACAAACCGAGCGTCTACCGCGAGTTAGACAAGGCAGACGACCTGACGCTTCGCGTCCGCATCAATTACTGGGCGGACCACCTCGACAGCGTTATCGACGCCGGACTGCGGACGAATCACGGGAGCGAGATGGTCCGCGTCGGCGCGATAAAGACGTTCACCGACGGGTCGTTCGGCGGGCGGACGGCGAAACTCTCGGAACCGTACAGCGACGACGAGACGGAAACGGGGACATGGGTGGTAGATCCCGAGGAGTTGGCCGAAATCGTTTCTCGGGCGGACGCGCACGACCTGCAACTGTCGGCGCACGCTATCGGTGACGAAGCGGTCCACGCCGTCCTTGATGCCTATGAGGACTGCGAGAATCCGGAAAAAAGCCGTCACCGCGTCGAACACGCGGAACTCGCGGACGACGATGCAATCCGACGGTTTGCGGAGTCGGGAATCGTCGCCTCTGTCCAACCCAACTTCCTCAAATGGGCCGAAGCGGGGGGCCTGTACGACGCGCGCCTCGGCGAGAGACGAACGAAGACGAACCGCTACGCCGCCTTCACCGAGGCGGACGTCCCACTCGCGTTCGGAAGCGACTGCATGCCGTTGGACCCGCTTCTCGGCGTTCACTGGGCGGTTAACGCACCTGCCGAGGAACAACGACTGGGCGTCACCGAGGCGCTCCGCGCGTACACGACCGGCGCAGCGTACGCTGGATTCGACGAGGATCGACTCGGTACCATCGAGACGGGCAAGAAAGCGGACCTGACGATTCTGGCTGCGTCCCCGTGGGAATCCGACTCGATACGCGATATCGACGTTTCAGCGACTATCGTTGGCGGACAAGTCGTCTATGACCGCGACGTGTAGACCCCGAGCGACACACTGAACAAAAATTTTCTTCAACAGCACCTATCGGTGAGTAGTTACTCTCTCCCGAAATAACGAGGAGGTGCCGTTCTGGTGCGAGTGATTACCGCATAGTACGAAGCGGCAATCGATAGTCTGAAGAAAAATATTTTTCATCGGTCGGGTTTGAGGAGACAGTAACCCTGAGACGGGAAACCTATGGCACGATTAGAAACAGCGGGATTCGAGTCGGACCTGAGTCTCTTCAAGTACGACAACCTCGAACGGCTTCCGGAGGCGTACCGGGACCTGACCGAGGCGGACAGAACGACGAGAATCGAGGCGGCGCGCGAGGAACTCGGCGACGACGTCATCGTCCTCGGGCACAACTACCAACGCCGCGAAATCGTCGAACACGCCGACTTCATCGGTGACTCTTACGAACTGTCTAAGCGCGCGGCGGAGTCTGACGCGGAGTACGTCGTCTTCGCCGGTGTGACGTTCATGGCGGAAAGCGCGGACATCATCACCGACGACGACCAGACAGTGCTTCTCCCCTCGATGGAGGCGTCCTGTCCGATGGCCGGGATGGCAGAGGCCCTGCAGGTTGACGCCGCGTGGGAGCAGATAGACGCCGCCACGGGCGACAGAGACGTGATTCCGATCACGTACATGAACTCTTACGCCGACTTGAAGGCGTTCTGTGCCGAACAGGGCGGCCTCGTCTGCACCTCCTCGAACGCCGCCGACGCGTTCGAGTGGGCGTTCGAACGCGGCGACGTGGTGCTTTTCCTCCCTGATAAGCACCTCGGCCGCAACACCGCCGCCGAACTCGGAATGGACTCTGTGGCCGAGTGGGACCCGTGGAACCCCGAGGCACCCGATGCGACGGACGTGGCCGACGCCGACGTAGTTCTGTGGGACGGCTACTGTCAGGTTCA
It contains:
- the nadA gene encoding quinolinate synthase NadA — its product is MARLETAGFESDLSLFKYDNLERLPEAYRDLTEADRTTRIEAAREELGDDVIVLGHNYQRREIVEHADFIGDSYELSKRAAESDAEYVVFAGVTFMAESADIITDDDQTVLLPSMEASCPMAGMAEALQVDAAWEQIDAATGDRDVIPITYMNSYADLKAFCAEQGGLVCTSSNAADAFEWAFERGDVVLFLPDKHLGRNTAAELGMDSVAEWDPWNPEAPDATDVADADVVLWDGYCQVHERFRAEHIEEVREEHDANVIVHPECRREVVVAADEAGSTSQICDTIANADPGETWAIGTEIHLVNHLQRWHPEVNVVPLCGDACMDCNAMRQIDPNYLTWLLESLAEDEVHNVVEVAEREKELAAVALERMLEL
- a CDS encoding amidohydrolase, with the translated sequence MTDAADLVLLDGEIHTLTDPDETYEAMAVRDGRIVRLGESYDVQFLVGTDTETIDLAGDVVLPGFIDAHTHLDMVGRSLVHADLSGASGPDDCVDRLRARGDELASISDAGNGNEDDTDEWILGYGYDESTWDDSRYLTREDLDAVSTDQPVAAFREDMHVASLNSVALAKHRDAMPDADVRAEGGNPTGVIVEEAVDVVYEEIQPDEEQTEKLLRAAQAAANERGVTGVHDMTRTSHKPSVYRELDKADDLTLRVRINYWADHLDSVIDAGLRTNHGSEMVRVGAIKTFTDGSFGGRTAKLSEPYSDDETETGTWVVDPEELAEIVSRADAHDLQLSAHAIGDEAVHAVLDAYEDCENPEKSRHRVEHAELADDDAIRRFAESGIVASVQPNFLKWAEAGGLYDARLGERRTKTNRYAAFTEADVPLAFGSDCMPLDPLLGVHWAVNAPAEEQRLGVTEALRAYTTGAAYAGFDEDRLGTIETGKKADLTILAASPWESDSIRDIDVSATIVGGQVVYDRDV